Proteins from a single region of Trypanosoma brucei brucei TREU927 chromosome 7, complete sequence:
- a CDS encoding fatty acid elongase, putative, translated as MLMNFGGSYDAYINNFQGTFLAEWMLDHPSVPYIAGVMYLILVLYVPKSIMASQPPLNLRAANIVWNLFLTLFSMCGAYYTVPYLVKAFMNPEIVMAASGIKLDANTSPIITHSGFYTTTCALADSFYFNGDVGFWVALFALSKIPEMIDTAFLVFQKKPVIFLHWYHHLTVMLFCWFAYVQKISSGLWFASMNYSVHSIMYLYYFVCACGHRRLVRPFAPIITFVQIFQMVVGTIVVCYTYTVKHVLGRSCTVTDFSLHTGLVMYVSYLLLFSQLFYRSYLSPRDKASIPHVAAEIKKKE; from the coding sequence ATGTTGATGAACTTCGGGGGCTCCTACGATGCCTACATAAATAACTTCCAAGGTACCTTTCTTGCGGAGTGGATGTTGGATCATCCATCGGTTCCTTACATCGCAGGCGTCATGTATCTCATTCTTGTACTCTACGTACCGAAAAGCATTATGGCGAGTCAACCGCCCCTCAATCTTAGGGCCGCCAACATCGTGTGGAATCTGTTTCTGACATTATTTTCAATGTGCGGCGCGTATTACACCGTTCCGTACCTCGTGAAAGCGTTCATGAATCCTGAAATTGTCATGGCAGCCTCGGGGATAAAATTAGACGCAAACACCTCACCAATAATCACACATAGTGGTTTCTATACCACCACGTGCGCTTTGGCTGATAGCTTTTACTTCAACGGTGATGTGGGTTTCTGGGTTGCACTTTTTGCCCTGTCAAAGATCCCTGAAATGATTGACACGGCCTTTCTTGTCTTCCAAAAGAAGCCGGTTATTTTTCTACACTGGTACCATCACCTCACTGTGATGCTTTTCTGTTGGTTTGCCTACGTGCAGAAAATTTCCAGCGGTCTGTGGTTTGCCTCCATGAACTATTCTGTCCACTCCATCATGTACTTGTACTACTTTGTATGTGCCTGCGGTCACCGTCGCCTCGTCCGTCCATTCGCTCCGATAATTACATTTGTGCAAATATTTCAGATGGTGGTGGGTACGATTGTTGTGTGTTACACGTACACTGTAAAGCATGTGTTGGGAAGGAGCTGCACAGTAACAGACTTCTCTCTTCATACTGGTTTGGTAATGTATGTGAGTtacctgcttcttttttcgcAGCTCTTCTACCGCAGCTATCTCAGTCCGAGGGATAAGGCCAGTATTCCACACGTAGCAGcggaaataaagaaaaaagagtaa
- a CDS encoding fatty acid elongase, putative, protein MFPYVTDYSGFAIRKWMIDNVDVAGFLCLLYLGLVWKGPGVVKSLREKNLINATLLQGVFIMWNLFLSTFSVIGMIVVVPAAIAHISNKGLVPALCERDVNMIYDSPVGFWVGVFALSKIPELFDTVLLVLQGKQPPFLHWYHHTTVLIFSWQSYCEGSSTIFVFVAMNLTVHAVMYFYFAMCASGFKAIMRTIAPVITIMQILQMIVGSAVTMYSAYVLYNPQPDGPQTCDVTKASARMGVVMYLSYLYLFAALFVESYLKPKKRTEKSK, encoded by the coding sequence ATGTTTCCATACGTCACAGACTATAGCGGTTTTGCTATCAGGAAATGGATGATTGATAATGTGGATGTTGCCGGCTTCCTTTGCCTCTTGTATCTTGGGCTTGTGTGGAAGGGACCAGGCGTCGTGAAGAGCCTCAGAGAAAAGAATTTAATCAATGCAACACTTCTTCAGGGCGTTTTTATTATGTGGAATCTCTTTTTGTCCACCTTTTCCGTCATCGGAATGATCGTCGTTGTTCCCGCCGCTATTGCACACATCAGCAACAAGGGACTTGTTCCCGCTCTTTGCGAGAGGGATGTAAACATGATTTACGACTCTCCCGTCGGTTTCTGGGTTGGTGTGTTTGCGTTGTCAAAAATACCGGAATTGTTTGACACGGTTCTTCTTGTTTTGCAGGGGAAACAACCTCCGTTCCTTCATTGGTATCACCACACCACCGTGTTAATCTTCTCTTGGCAAAGCTACTGCGAGGGAAGTAGTACCATATTTGTCTTTGTTGCCATGAACCTGACGGTACATGCCGTCATGTACTTTTACTTCGCCATGTGTGCCAGTGGATTCAAGGCGATTATGCGAACCATTGCTCCGGTTATTACAATTATGCAAATTTTGCAGATGATAGTTGGCAGCGCTGTAACAATGTACTCCGCATATGTACTTTACAATCCTCAACCTGATGGGCCACAGACTTGCGATGTGACAAAAGCAAGCGCTCGGATGGGAGTGGTGATGTATTTGAGTTATTTGTACCTCTTCGCTGCGCTGTTTGTTGAGTCATACctgaaaccaaaaaagaggacCGAAAAGTCGAAATGA